CGCCGCCGCTCTAGAAGAGCTCGAGGAGCATCGCTTTAATCACCAAGGCGAACTCATCGACCTGCTCCAGGAGAAGGGGCACCTCAGGGCAGACATCCCCTACGACCTGATCAAAAGAGGGTTCTGGCTGATGGCGGGACCCGAAACGGTCATTAAAGCCATCAAGGCCGGGTGGGATCTCGACACCTACAGCGCCTGGTTGCAGGCATCTCTGCCCAGCCTGTTACTCCCCTGCACCCACACGTCCTGACGATTGGCATACAAGACCGGTCCTGCCCGGACATACTCGGTAGCCGTCGCGCAGATGTGGGGCAGGGTTGTGGTTCTCTCGATCGCCCCTGGTCTGGTTCCAGTAATGACACGTACTCAAAGGCTCTCTATCTGACCTATGGGCACCAGTAGGGGACCAGCGAGCCTTTCAGGGCGTCCGCACAACGACCTCAAGAAAGCCGAAAACCCCTGCGCAGGAGGCTGTCGCAGCCACCCTGGCCATCGCCACCTGGAAGTCAGACCAGTCGGAGACGAATCAGGATAGCTGACCGAACGTCAAGGCCCCCCTTCGTCGGATTCTCGGCGGTCGAGAGACTCCAACGTTCGTATGAGTCGAACGTCCGGCCGTGATTGAATCGACGATCCGCTCGGCCGGGGTTTGGCCCTCTAGAGCAACCCGAGAAGTCAGTGACAAGTCGGAATCACGATGGCCGTGGCCAGGGCTGGTGCCCAACCGCCGAATCCTGATGCTGGAACCAACCCCGGACCCTCACGCCGAATCATGAGAACCACAAGGGATTCTGCGGGCACCGCCTCGGCACCAGTCCACTCTCCAACCCGACGAGCGGACGCGTTTGCGAAGTTCTCCCTAAGCAGAAAACCCCTGTTCAGCAGGGGTTTTCTGGTAGTAGCGGGGGCGGGATTTGAACCCGCGACCTTCGGGTTATGAGCCCTACGAGTGGCCCTCCAGGGAGGTTGATAGCTGTCGATCAGCGATAGTCAACGTCGTCATGCTGTCGAATGTCTGCCAACGGGTGATGGGCGGTGCCGGGCTGTGCCAGGGCGTTGGGCATCAGTCTGGCATCAGTCGACCCGCGCGTGCCTCCAACTCGTGGCCCTACTGGTCGGCCACTCTCCGTGACCTCGACATTTTCAACGACGGGTGGGGGTCGCAACGATCAGGTACATAGCGTGGCTCCATAGGTGCGGTTTCGCGACCAGAACTCCGATGGTCGACCCTTGGTTCGCCATCGACTTCTCTGGGTGTGGCGGTGACCAGAGGGGCGTCGTTCGGTTCGGTGCCCCGTTCGCTCAGGAGGATGGGCCACGGGATCCTGTGTCGATATGTTGAGGTGACGTGACAGCGGCGACGCATGAGGCACCACGGGGTGTGTCAGGCACCTGGTGCCGTGCAGCTCTTGAGGAGGTAGAGCTGACATTCCTCCTCCGTGAAAGTGCGAGTAAGACGTGACTTCGCGATCTCCATGAGCTCATCGGTGTCGAGCGTGTGGATGGCGACCTGGCTATCGCCAACAGTCACGTATAGCCACGGCTCGGTCGGATGGAAAGCGGCAGCCGGAGGTAAGTTGGTAGCGGGATCTTGTGTTCCGAACTCACCAAGCAGTTCACCGGTGTCGACGTCCCAGAGCTTGACCGGCTCATCCCAGGCGCGGCTGAAAATCTTGGACCCATCCGGTGAGACGACCGCGGAAACGACGAATGCTGTGTGGGCCGGGATGCGGCGCACAGCGGCCTGCTCTTCGTCGACGCCAGACCGGAGTTCTGCGAAGTCAAAAATCGTGACGTGACCTTCGTATCCTCCAACAATCAACTTGGTGCCGTCGGGGCTGAACACGCTCCTATACCCACCGAGCGAACCGATGCTCCCGAGAAGCCTTCCGCCGTCGACTTCGAAGATCCGGATACCTGGATAATCCGTGCCATTGTTATTGGTTACGACGAACCTCAGGTCTGAAGAGAAGACCGCCTCGTGAACCGGAAACCCTGCATCCATCTCGGCGACGAGAGTCCCGTCAGCGGTTCTGACGACTCGGGTGGAGGTACCGTCGATGACAGCCAGCGTCCCGTTGTCCGAGACACCAGGAATCCGCCAACCTTCGGGCGCCACGAGAAGGACACGTCCGTCTGAGTTCGACCAAAGAACCGACCGACCTTCCGCGTCGGTGCCTACAGCAAACCTCCCGTTTGTCGACCTGATCGATTCGGTTCCTGGAAAGCGCGCTTTTCTTTCACCGGTTACTGCGTCGATGAGGGCACCCGATTGTGAATCGCCTCCATCTACTGCCCATAGGTCGGCGCCGTCGTCGGTAAATCCCATGAAGTCGATTTGCGAAATCGAGGAGGTGAAACCTCCAACTTCGCCTCGTGCCGGTCCGAGATCGAACATGATGGTGGCGTTGTCGTCTTCTCCGGCGGAGACGATCGTCTCCGCCCCGGGGAGCTCGGCATACGAAAAGGTGCCCCCCCGGTGCCCGGGCAGGATTCGTATTACCTCGCCGGACATGGCGTCCACCAGTGCAGGCACACTCTCCCCCCCGACCAACAGACGAGTCCCGCCGGAGATCCAAAGGGGCGGGCCGACTCTGGAGAGGGCGCCGCTCCGCCACGCAGTGGCCCCGGTCGCCAGGTCGATCAACGCCAGTTTGGATTCGCCGGCGATTGCCAAGCGCGTGCCTTCTGGGGAAAATGCCAGCCACTCGGGTTCGAAGTCGACGTCGAGGCTTAATGCCCCCAGGTCGGCACCGGTATCGGCGGCCAGGATCCGCACCGACACCGATCCCTCGGAGCCATACTCGAAGAAGGCGAGCCGATCGTCCGAAGAGAAAGAAACGTTTCGAGGATCATGTTTCGGCAACGAGTACCGCATCTCGGCACGACCGGCCGACCAAACCTCGGAACCAATGGCAACCAGATCCCCATCCGGACTCGCATGCACCCATTCGCCGACCGCCGTCTCGAGGCCACGCTCCGGCCCAATGTCGACGAAGGATCCGGGATCCCTCCAATCTTTCCAGACCCGCAAGGGCTGACCGATGTCCACGTACGCCACTTCCAGCTGATGTCCACGGCCAAAGGCGGCTTGTATCGGGAATCCGCCCTCACGATCGAGGGTCACCAGGATCTCACCGGTGGCGATGCGGTACACCGCCACCCGACCCTCACTCCGGGTGGCGAGAAGGCTCCCGTCCCAGTTGACGGCCACGAATCCGCCGCCCGTGAACCTCTGCTGGACAGGGCTTGCCCGGAGCCCATCCCTCAGCACTGCCAACGCCGGGACGGGTGGCTCCTGACCCGCCGATCGATAGTGAGCGATCGCCTCCAAGGCGAGGAGCATGCTCAGCTCCGGGTCGACTTCGACGTTCTTCTCGGCTTCGAGAATCAACTCGCGAGCCTGCGCCAAAGCGGCGTTCTCCTCGGCCCGGTCTCGCTGGACGAAAGACACGATTGCAAGTGCCAGGGCGATCACCGTGGCGAGAGCGAATCCGGCCATGATGCCGCGGCGGCGATTGCGACGTTCGTGCTCGACGCTGGTGCGCTGTCCGATCGATGCCTGCAAGAAATCCCGTTCAGCGGCCGCCAGAGTCACGTCATCACCGGCTGCCCAATCCTCGTACTTGCCCAGCGTGCCTCCGGTGAGCAGATCGGACATCGCGTGGTCCGACTCCTCCCACTCTCCAAGAGCGACCTGGAAGCGACGCTGGAGAACAAGCGATTCACGACGGGAATCAACCCACCCGCGAAGCGTGGGCCACTCCCGAAGCAGCGCCTCGTGGGCCACCTCGACCGTTGCGCCCCGAGTCGTCGCGTCGATGTCAAAGGTGAGCAGTCGCTCCCTCCCGAAGGCTCCGATCACCGCCTCGAGATCGGATACGCCGATACCGAGTGACTCGAGCTCGGTCATCCGCACTCGTCGACGAATGTCGTCTGCCTCATCGGACACCGAGAGAAGACGCGTGAGAATCTGTTGCGCCGCTCCCATCTGGTTCAACGTCAACCCCTGAAACGTGGTCTCAGCCCGATCAGAGAGAGCGCCCATCACGCCGCCAAGTTGCTCGTAGTAGTGGTCGGCGATGAACCCATCGCCGGCGGCCAGCGCTAAGCGGTCGAGGGTGTACTGGAGCAGGGGCAAGCTGCCGGGCTGACCCTTCAGGTCGGCCACGATCCTCTCAGGGAGGCCTGGTTCGAACTCGAGACCGGCATCGGCGGCCGGTGCGACGATGGCTAGGCGGAGACCCTCGGCGTCCAGAGGAGCGAGGGCGAGATGGTCTCGACCGATGATCGGGCCCAGCTCAGGCTGAACCAGCACGTGGTGGAAGAAATCGGCTCGCAAGGTGAGCACGATCCGCACCCTGCTCTGCGGGTCGGTTGCTGTGGCGAGGAGGCAAATGATGAAGCGATCACGAACGGTCTCGTCGCCGACGAGGGTAAAGAGCTCTTCGAACTGATCGACGACTACTACAAGCTCGCACTCGAGTTCCCTTCCAATCCGTTTGGCGACCCGGAGCAGTCCCTCACCGTCCGCGGCGGCGAGTTCGGTGGCGAGCACTGACAAAGGTTCGGTGGAGATAGCACCCAGGGCGGTGGCCAGCTCGTCGAACGGATGGGCCCCGGGCACGGTCCGAACGCCGATCCAGGTCTCTGATCCGGTGATGGCGCCTCCAGCCAGGGCAGGGAGAAGACCGGCAAGGACTAGGGAGGACTTGCCCGATCCTGAGGGACCGACCACGGCCGATAGCCGATTCGCCTCGATCATCGTGACCATCCGGCTGATCTCCGCAGAGCGACCGAAGAAGTCAACAGCGTCGTTTTGGGTGAAAGCCGCTAGACCTTTGTAGGGGTTGCGACATGGGAGTGGAGTCCGCACCTGCGCCGTTGCCCCTGCCGCCTTCGACAATTGGTCGAGGAACTCATCAACACTGTCGAACCGAGCCTCCGGGTCCGTTGCCAGACCACGGGTGAGCACACCACGGATTGGCTCGTGGAGAGCACTCAGGTCGAAGCGCTTGGGTGGGGCTCCGGTCAGCAGGTTTGTCACCACGGCGGCCAGGCCGTAGAGATCGGAGCGAGCATCGAGTGTCCCGCCCTCGAGATCTTCCGGTGCCCGGTATCCGATCGATCTTGACTGAGCTCCCGTAGCCGCCTCGACGGCACGGGCCGAGATTCCGAAGTCAGCTAGGTAGGCGTTCCCCTCGGCGTCCATGAGGATGTTGGCCGGTTTCACGTCGAGATGAAGGACACCTTGACGGTGGGCGTACGACAGGGCTGTGCCGACCTGCACGGCGAGCTTGATCACCTGGGACTCGGATAACGTGGCCGGAATGCCGTCGGCGAGACTTCCCCTGGCCAGGTACGGGCCCACGACATAGGCGCCGTCGGCATCCCGCCAGTAGTCGTATATGGAGACGATGTGGGGATGCTCCAGAGATGCAACCAGCCGGGCCTCGGATTCGAACCGGCGAATGAAGCCCGGATGATTGGCGAACTCGGGCCTGACGATCTTGATTGCCACCTCTCTTCCGATCGTGGGCTGGTACCCCCGGTAGACGATGCCAAAGGCTCCCCGGCCTATCTGCTCACGAAGCTCATAGCCGCGTATGGAGTCACCGAAACTCCGGTCGAATCGGATCGACTGACCCGAGACATTCAACGGTGGAAAGCTGCTCTGCAGGTCGTCCGCGAGCAGTTGATGGAG
This region of Acidimicrobiia bacterium genomic DNA includes:
- a CDS encoding BTAD domain-containing putative transcriptional regulator, whose protein sequence is MLTARAGHVVTTDELVEGIWGDDPPTAVSSSIHSYISTLRTVIDQPIERHGSGYALGVDHARIDASVFESALETGRKDHLVNPMATAEGLRRALGLWRGRAYADVADFPGLRYEARRLTDLRLDAVELRIDADLALGRHAAVVGELEGLAAEHPFRESLRAKHMLALYRDGRQADALRAYQGTVDDLREELGVDPSTELAELEERILNHDHTLIHSREVVNDRVALLFTEIVDSTRLWETDPIATQSAVARHNDLVQSAIEAAGGTVIKGVGDGFIAAFSEPSLAASAALRSQRAIVSGDWAPLELKVRMAIDTGEVERRGGELFGPPINRGSRLLDAAHGGQIVISDEAQKAVTRDAGTQVKSLGEHRLRGVGSPQALHQLLADDLQSSFPPLNVSGQSIRFDRSFGDSIRGYELREQIGRGAFGIVYRGYQPTIGREVAIKIVRPEFANHPGFIRRFESEARLVASLEHPHIVSIYDYWRDADGAYVVGPYLARGSLADGIPATLSESQVIKLAVQVGTALSYAHRQGVLHLDVKPANILMDAEGNAYLADFGISARAVEAATGAQSRSIGYRAPEDLEGGTLDARSDLYGLAAVVTNLLTGAPPKRFDLSALHEPIRGVLTRGLATDPEARFDSVDEFLDQLSKAAGATAQVRTPLPCRNPYKGLAAFTQNDAVDFFGRSAEISRMVTMIEANRLSAVVGPSGSGKSSLVLAGLLPALAGGAITGSETWIGVRTVPGAHPFDELATALGAISTEPLSVLATELAAADGEGLLRVAKRIGRELECELVVVVDQFEELFTLVGDETVRDRFIICLLATATDPQSRVRIVLTLRADFFHHVLVQPELGPIIGRDHLALAPLDAEGLRLAIVAPAADAGLEFEPGLPERIVADLKGQPGSLPLLQYTLDRLALAAGDGFIADHYYEQLGGVMGALSDRAETTFQGLTLNQMGAAQQILTRLLSVSDEADDIRRRVRMTELESLGIGVSDLEAVIGAFGRERLLTFDIDATTRGATVEVAHEALLREWPTLRGWVDSRRESLVLQRRFQVALGEWEESDHAMSDLLTGGTLGKYEDWAAGDDVTLAAAERDFLQASIGQRTSVEHERRNRRRGIMAGFALATVIALALAIVSFVQRDRAEENAALAQARELILEAEKNVEVDPELSMLLALEAIAHYRSAGQEPPVPALAVLRDGLRASPVQQRFTGGGFVAVNWDGSLLATRSEGRVAVYRIATGEILVTLDREGGFPIQAAFGRGHQLEVAYVDIGQPLRVWKDWRDPGSFVDIGPERGLETAVGEWVHASPDGDLVAIGSEVWSAGRAEMRYSLPKHDPRNVSFSSDDRLAFFEYGSEGSVSVRILAADTGADLGALSLDVDFEPEWLAFSPEGTRLAIAGESKLALIDLATGATAWRSGALSRVGPPLWISGGTRLLVGGESVPALVDAMSGEVIRILPGHRGGTFSYAELPGAETIVSAGEDDNATIMFDLGPARGEVGGFTSSISQIDFMGFTDDGADLWAVDGGDSQSGALIDAVTGERKARFPGTESIRSTNGRFAVGTDAEGRSVLWSNSDGRVLLVAPEGWRIPGVSDNGTLAVIDGTSTRVVRTADGTLVAEMDAGFPVHEAVFSSDLRFVVTNNNGTDYPGIRIFEVDGGRLLGSIGSLGGYRSVFSPDGTKLIVGGYEGHVTIFDFAELRSGVDEEQAAVRRIPAHTAFVVSAVVSPDGSKIFSRAWDEPVKLWDVDTGELLGEFGTQDPATNLPPAAAFHPTEPWLYVTVGDSQVAIHTLDTDELMEIAKSRLTRTFTEEECQLYLLKSCTAPGA